A region from the bacterium genome encodes:
- a CDS encoding glycosidase produces the protein MPFNRSPWNPLIPPQAVKPSRSDFKVVCVFNAGVIRHHGQVLLLLRVAEKPIPTSPELELVPVYDACAGQITVKAFRRDDPECDFSDPRFVRSRGEQYLSSLSHIRLARSTDGIHFQVEDHPAMAPSNLYESYGIEDPRIVFIDGIHYIAYSAISPLGSAIALASTTDFISYDRHGIILCPDNRDVEIFPEKINGSYYALHRPNSGEYGRREIWLAESPDLLHWGRHRRVMGTREHFWDSGRVGGSTIPIRTERGWLEIYHGADQNNRYCLGAVLLDAEAPWRVLARSNQPLMQPEADYEVNGFFGNVLFTCGALAEEGKIKMYYGAADTSLCYAEILIADILSQLAGI, from the coding sequence TTGCCGTTTAACCGTTCACCATGGAATCCGCTTATTCCCCCGCAGGCGGTCAAACCCTCGCGCAGCGATTTTAAGGTCGTGTGCGTCTTTAACGCCGGCGTGATTCGACATCACGGGCAGGTTCTTCTACTGCTGCGTGTGGCGGAAAAGCCCATCCCCACGTCTCCCGAATTAGAGCTGGTGCCGGTGTATGATGCGTGTGCCGGTCAGATCACAGTTAAAGCCTTTCGCAGGGATGATCCTGAATGTGATTTCTCGGATCCCCGTTTTGTCAGATCGCGGGGTGAGCAGTATCTGAGTTCCCTGTCGCATATCCGTTTGGCGCGCAGCACGGACGGCATTCATTTTCAGGTTGAAGACCATCCTGCCATGGCGCCGTCCAACCTGTACGAAAGCTACGGCATTGAAGATCCTCGTATTGTTTTTATCGATGGAATCCACTATATTGCCTACAGCGCCATTTCGCCGCTGGGGTCCGCGATCGCTCTGGCCTCTACGACGGATTTTATATCCTATGACCGGCATGGGATCATTTTGTGCCCCGACAACCGGGATGTGGAGATCTTTCCTGAAAAAATCAACGGTTCCTATTACGCGCTGCATCGGCCTAATTCCGGAGAATACGGCAGACGAGAGATCTGGCTCGCCGAGTCTCCTGACTTGCTGCACTGGGGCCGCCACCGCCGGGTGATGGGAACACGGGAACATTTTTGGGACAGCGGTCGGGTAGGGGGCAGCACCATTCCGATCCGGACGGAGCGGGGTTGGCTGGAAATTTATCACGGCGCGGATCAGAACAATCGCTATTGCCTGGGCGCCGTGCTGCTGGATGCTGAAGCGCCCTGGCGAGTTCTGGCCAGATCCAATCAGCCCCTCATGCAGCCGGAAGCAGACTATGAAGTGAACGGTTTTTTCGGCAATGTCCTTTTTACTTGCGGCGCACTCGCTGAAGAGGGAAAAATCAAGATGTACTATGGTGCGGCCGATACCTCTCTTTGTTATGCAGAGATCCTTATAGCAGACATCCTTAGTCAGCTGGCAGGCATTTAA
- a CDS encoding rhamnose/proton symporter RhaT, which yields MPSTNPALGLFLGIFSGVLLGTFALPMKKVKIWQWENSWFMYSLWGTLILPVLWALYTIPNLMAVYSAVPLSVLATVFFFGAVWGVANVCFGLGLKLMGLALGTAIMLGLNNALGSLLPILIYHPEDLARPAGWAVSTGVMIMLLGIAVCSIAGGRRERALRVKETAMGVQKGSFLKGLIVCLTAGVFGAMFNFALIAGKPLEAGSLANGASILNAANATWCVSLLGGCVVTLVYALHLLRKNRSLPLFGRPTSGINWLWTFLMGAMWYGGVTLYGMAVMNLGHLGASIGWPVIQSTAVLSGNVVGLATGEWKGATGKPLRLMLAGLLLLVAGIVVIGWAGTQ from the coding sequence ATGCCTTCCACTAATCCGGCTCTGGGCTTGTTCCTCGGAATCTTTTCCGGTGTGCTTTTAGGTACTTTTGCACTGCCGATGAAAAAAGTGAAAATCTGGCAGTGGGAAAATTCCTGGTTTATGTATTCCCTCTGGGGCACTCTTATCCTTCCCGTGCTCTGGGCGTTGTACACCATTCCCAACCTGATGGCTGTGTATTCAGCGGTTCCCCTCTCTGTTTTAGCAACAGTTTTTTTCTTCGGCGCTGTGTGGGGCGTGGCCAATGTTTGCTTTGGTCTTGGCTTGAAATTGATGGGACTGGCGTTGGGCACGGCCATTATGCTCGGCCTGAACAACGCCCTGGGTTCTCTGCTGCCGATCCTGATCTATCATCCTGAAGATTTGGCCAGGCCGGCGGGATGGGCTGTCTCTACCGGCGTGATGATTATGCTCCTGGGTATCGCCGTCTGCTCCATCGCCGGCGGTCGGCGCGAACGGGCGTTACGTGTGAAAGAAACCGCGATGGGCGTTCAAAAAGGTTCCTTTCTCAAGGGTTTGATCGTTTGCCTCACTGCCGGCGTATTCGGCGCCATGTTCAACTTTGCCCTTATCGCCGGCAAACCCTTGGAAGCAGGATCGCTGGCCAACGGCGCTTCGATTTTGAACGCCGCCAATGCCACCTGGTGCGTGTCCCTGCTCGGAGGATGTGTCGTAACCCTGGTCTATGCCCTGCACCTGTTACGCAAGAACCGCAGCCTCCCCCTTTTTGGGCGCCCCACCTCAGGTATCAACTGGCTGTGGACCTTTTTGATGGGAGCCATGTGGTACGGCGGCGTGACCCTCTATGGTATGGCGGTAATGAATCTAGGCCATCTGGGCGCCAGCATCGGCTGGCCTGTGATTCAAAGCACGGCCGTGCTCAGCGGCAACGTAGTAGGCTTGGCCACCGGTGAATGGAAGGGAGCCACCGGCAAGCCATTGCGACTGATGCTCGCCGGTCTGTTGTTGCTGGTGGCGGGTATTGTAGTCATTGGATGGGCCGGCACGCAGTAG
- a CDS encoding T9SS type A sorting domain-containing protein, with amino-acid sequence MNISLKMGAVALLAAFLWIMVGSATAQVTFKNVTPIIGTAFQVYPNCAAWGDIDNDGDLDVYTSQGSQMGNDLMINDLNGSGKFVRGDTLAGVFIRTAGPRSVLIVDIDNDGDQDIMAIADRTQTHLCLNQLMETGSLVFQDVSEAVGIAHVNEAYYCANLADFDNDGRLDIFLAGLSSTAWPPSLLYKNTMMPGGPLTFEDVTETSGIFSMMGMSIVCGAWADYDNDGDQDLLTPTSETWPVFFYRNEGNGVFTEISEENGLSASYGSCRAGLWADYDNDGDLDVYITRCLTADMPDVDTCELWRNDNGYFVEVPSARVDGKEIRGGAWGDYDNDGDLDLHLLDGSKVDIMFRNDGNDVFVDVVESVGLAKTEAAGGWGLMEIKDRGGQTFADWDADGDLDLFLPGDVGTKPYLMQNNGGNMNNWLEVRLTGVTSNRNGIGARVIAKAGDLRQIREVCMGSGYLCGPPTDCHFGLAKKTVVDSLIILWPSGAKDIYTGVAVNQLLKLTAGAGSTAVEKQEGTLPRRFTLGQNYPNPFNPTTEIVYEVPAAGRVRLEVYAVNGQWVTTLVDKVQPGGPYTARFDAGSLAGGVYFYRLITDQRVVQKKMILVK; translated from the coding sequence ATGAACATCAGTTTGAAAATGGGTGCTGTTGCTTTGTTGGCCGCGTTCCTATGGATCATGGTCGGTTCTGCAACCGCGCAGGTGACCTTCAAGAACGTCACGCCGATTATCGGAACAGCCTTTCAGGTGTACCCGAACTGCGCCGCCTGGGGCGATATCGATAATGACGGCGACCTGGACGTTTACACGTCCCAGGGCTCGCAGATGGGAAATGATCTGATGATCAATGATCTGAACGGATCTGGCAAATTTGTGCGTGGAGACACCTTGGCCGGAGTCTTTATTCGCACCGCAGGCCCGCGCAGCGTCCTGATCGTGGATATCGACAATGACGGCGATCAGGACATCATGGCCATCGCAGACCGGACGCAGACCCACCTCTGTCTCAATCAACTGATGGAGACCGGTTCATTGGTGTTTCAGGATGTCAGCGAGGCCGTCGGTATTGCCCATGTGAACGAAGCCTATTATTGCGCCAATCTTGCTGATTTTGACAACGACGGCCGTCTGGACATCTTTTTAGCCGGATTGTCCTCAACAGCCTGGCCCCCCTCTTTGCTCTATAAAAACACTATGATGCCTGGCGGCCCACTGACCTTTGAGGATGTTACAGAGACGTCTGGGATCTTTTCCATGATGGGCATGAGCATCGTCTGCGGGGCCTGGGCGGATTATGACAACGACGGCGACCAAGATCTATTGACTCCCACTTCCGAGACCTGGCCGGTGTTTTTTTACCGTAATGAGGGCAACGGCGTATTTACAGAGATCTCTGAAGAAAACGGCCTCAGCGCCTCGTATGGCAGCTGCCGCGCCGGACTCTGGGCGGATTACGACAATGACGGTGATTTGGATGTCTATATCACGAGATGTCTGACCGCGGATATGCCGGATGTCGACACCTGTGAACTCTGGCGCAATGATAACGGGTATTTTGTCGAAGTGCCGTCCGCTCGGGTTGACGGCAAAGAGATACGCGGCGGGGCCTGGGGCGATTATGACAACGACGGCGATCTGGATCTGCATCTGTTGGACGGCTCCAAGGTCGACATCATGTTTCGCAACGACGGCAACGACGTGTTTGTCGATGTCGTCGAATCTGTTGGATTGGCAAAGACAGAAGCCGCCGGTGGCTGGGGATTGATGGAAATCAAGGATCGCGGCGGGCAGACCTTTGCCGACTGGGACGCGGACGGCGATCTGGACCTCTTCCTTCCCGGTGATGTCGGCACCAAACCCTATCTGATGCAGAACAACGGCGGCAATATGAACAACTGGCTGGAGGTGCGTTTAACCGGGGTGACCAGCAACCGCAACGGCATCGGCGCCCGCGTCATCGCCAAGGCCGGTGATCTGCGGCAGATTCGCGAGGTGTGCATGGGCTCCGGATATCTGTGCGGCCCGCCCACCGATTGCCATTTCGGGCTTGCCAAGAAGACTGTGGTCGATTCTCTGATCATCCTCTGGCCCAGCGGCGCCAAGGATATCTACACCGGAGTGGCCGTCAATCAATTGCTGAAACTGACTGCAGGCGCGGGTTCTACCGCGGTGGAAAAACAGGAGGGAACACTGCCCAGACGTTTCACTCTGGGCCAGAACTATCCCAATCCCTTTAATCCCACCACTGAGATCGTTTACGAGGTGCCGGCAGCCGGGCGGGTTCGTCTTGAAGTGTACGCGGTGAACGGTCAATGGGTGACCACGCTGGTGGATAAAGTGCAGCCCGGAGGACCATACACCGCTCGCTTCGATGCGGGTTCACTGGCCGGCGGCGTTTATTTTTATCGTTTGATCACAGATCAACGCGTTGTGCAGAAAAAAATGATTTTGGTGAAATAA